Proteins encoded together in one Astyanax mexicanus isolate ESR-SI-001 chromosome 10, AstMex3_surface, whole genome shotgun sequence window:
- the simc1 gene encoding SUMO-interacting motif-containing protein 1, with protein MDGVISLSSDSGSEGDSDIEFVGSYSNEREDAVPFIRAELLAVTPVLIDITGHRFSPVKPRPRRKSRQEQTSTIEVIDLNNYHLPSNFFDTDAQQQRKSMAHTPTNAQNHCVDSAIQAVTKPSGNFPQSSCTLNLEKDVIYLDTVDNDRNELPVSISSDQDNSSRGKNSSLYSCSEDQPEIRAQEQSDRLQNVSTKNLTNNDVHEELQNTTNSQQKYSPAADHSTEQHKKHDKPMDSPQSWLDTAPSPFSLDSPYYCPSEIDDLIFSEESCVADNKGQLSATYSLTCVPQNEFLPSTSKEITDLHKKEHTQVQPNFTCKTLSTSGGASPTSSLPCAQPYSPTSTEILAGDSPDTSSSSPDLGIESLPNSPSSLSQMPSITERMLFSSKDYLESSSPSKFRSNSLDDKDKHDDGHSESQKDDRQHISLVQLKKLKHLIGGGGQAMPEDDEEEEEDDDYGQAEPLCRQSLSLVYSTIEESYPEGTLQLLSDLIQPRYYPPLDITSHLLKGILLDPHSTEVLALEAYNLLMRTQKYHPADVSTVPWDWDLLTSVMSEQDETTRIRSEVCCLLFQYVLQLLEDDFHFKLPLRLNLSIAKKMISCDQKFRQVRDVINWLLDAAKQSFCNSEDGKMQNSEQNCSLKMLLILQRMLLLAMEVDRTPTCSSNKLSEELCNSLNSTAPSRQLRLLLISTLESNLLRCKLLELLLDQACSQKRPLPMSFKLLLHFLQTCTLAPDPSDGIDRWRRWDELLQLLWMLMLSYEEVMTGHLRYSITERFTLIRAPMWTQNDQITRAAVKEAAESFLSRAEEDSGQALPSQIQESLSQLQNHLLSIRLK; from the exons ATGGATGGTGTGATTTCCCTGAGCTCAGACTCCGGCTCTGAGGGGGACTCTGACATTGAGTTTGTTGGGAGTTACAGTAATGAGCGAGAAGACGCAGTGCCGTTCATCAGAGCCGAACTACTCGCTGTTACACCG GTTCTGATCGATATAACAGGACATAGGTTTTCCCCTGTAAAGCCAAGGCCCCGACGAAAATCAAGACAAGAGCAGACTTCCACCATTGAAGTCATAGATCTAAATAATTACCATCTTCCTAGCAACTTCTTTGATACTGATGCACAGCAACAGAGAAAATCTATGGCTCACACACCAACAAATGCACAAAACCACTGTGTGGATTCTGCTATCCAGGCTGTAACCAAACCTAGTGGAAATTTTCCACAGTCTTCATGCACTCTAAATCTTGAAAAAGATGTAATTTATTTGGATACTGTTGACAATGACAGGAATGAGTTGCCTGTTTCTATATCTTCTGATCAGGATAATTCTTCCAGAGGTAAAAACAGTTCTCTTTACTCATGTTCAGAAGACCAACCTGAAATCAGAGCACAAGAACAATCAGATAGACTTCAAAATGTATCTACAAAGAACCTCACGAACAATGATGTTCATGAGGAACTGCAAAACACTACAAACTCCCAGCAAAAGTACTCACCAGCTGCTGACCACAGCACAGAACAACACAAGAAACATGACAAGCCAATGGACTCTCCACAAAGTTGGCTTGACACAGCACCTTCACCATTTAGCCTGGACAGTCCTTACTACTGTCCGAGCGAAATAGATGATTTGATCTTCTCTGAAGAATCCTGCGTTGCAGATAACAAGGGGCAGTTATCTGCAACATACAGCCTCACATGTGTTCCTCAGAATGAATTTCTGCCCAGCACATCTAAAGAAATAACAGATTTGCACAAAAAAGAACACACACAAGTTCAACCAAATTTCACCTGCAAGACTTTATCTACCTCAGGTGGAGCATCCCCCACCTCCAGTCTGCCTTGTGCTCAGCCTTACAGCCCTACATCCACAGAAATCCTTGCTGGCGACTCTCCAGACACATCTTCAAGCTCACCTGATCTTGGCATAGAGAGTCTGCCCAATAGCCCTTCCAGTCTGTCACAAATGCCTTCCATTACAGAGAGAATGTTATTCAGCAGTAAAGACTATTTGGAAAGCTCTTCTCCAAGTAAGTTTAGAAGCAATAGCCTGGATGATAAGGATAAGCATGATGATGGACACTCAGAATCTCAAAAGGATGACAGGCAGCATATTTCTCTGGTGCAATTAAAAAAGCTGAAACACTTAATCGGAGGAGGAGGTCAGGCTATG CCTGAAGAtgatgaggaagaagaagaagatgacgaCTATGGTCAAGCTGAGCCACTGTGCAGACAGAGCCTGAGCCTAGTCTATAGCACAATCGAGGAGAGCTACCCAGAGGGCACTTTGCAGCTTCTCTCTGATTTAATACAGCCTCGTTACTACCCCCCTCTGGACATCACCTCTCACCTTCTGAAAGGAATCCTCCTGGACCCACACTCTACAGAAGTCTTGGCATTAGAGGCCTACAATCTGCTGATGAGGACACAGAA ATACCACCCTGCAGATGTATCAACAGTTCCGTGGGACTGGGATTTGTTAACATCAGTGATGTCTGAACAG GATGAAACAACAAGGATTCGGAGTGAGGTCTGCTGCCTGCTGTTCCAGTACGTACTGCAGTTGCTAGAAGATGACTTCCATTTTAAGCTCCCACTTCGCCTAAACCTTTCTATTGCTAAGAAAATGATTTCATGTGATCAGAAGTTCAGACAAGTTAG GGATGTCATAAATTGGCTATTAGATGCAGCAAAGCAGTCGTTCTGTAATTCAGAGGATGGCAAAATGCAAAACAGCGAACAAAATTGCAGTCTTAA GATGTTGCTCATTCTGCAGAGGATGTTGTTATTAGCCATGGAGGTGGATCGCACACCCACTTGCTCCTCCAACAAGCTCTCTGAGGAACTGTGCAACAGCCTCAACAGCACTGCCCCAAGCAGACAGCTTAG ATTGCTGTTGATAAGCACTCTGGAGAGCAACCTACTGAGATGCAAACTTCTGGAGCTGTTGCTGGACCAGGCCTGCTCTCAAAAAAGACCTCTGCCCATGTCCTTCAAACTGCTGCTTCACTTTCTGCAAACTTGCACATTGGCACCAGATCCATCG GATGGAATTGACAGATGGAGAAGGTGGGATGAGCTGCTGCAGCTTCTGTGGATGCTGATGCTCAGTTATGAAGAAGTGATGACAG GTCACCTTCGATATTCTATCACAGAGCGATTCACATTGATTCGCGCTCCCATGTGGACTCAGAATGACCAGATCACCCGAGCAGCCGTCAAAGAGGCAGCGGAGTCTTTTTTATCTCGGGCAGAGGAGGACAGTGGTCAAGCCCTGCCCTCACAAATCCAAGAGTCTTTATCCCAATTACAGAACCATTTACTGAGCATCCGTTTAAAGTAA